In the genome of Streptomyces violaceoruber, the window GCCGTATCCCGGCACTGAGCAGGTCCTCCGCCTCTAGCGTGACGCCCGTCCCGGTACGACGCGTACGACGGAGGGGTGCGGATGTCGGTGAACGGCGAGGCGGACGAGCCGGGTTGGGAGGTCGACCCGGACGACGAGTGGGGCGTGGCCGTCCTCACCACCGTGGGGAGGCAGCTGAAACTGCGCCGCGAGGCGGTGGGCCTGCGGGCGGGCGACTTCGGGGTGGCGGTCGGCTACGGGGAGGATCTCGTCTACAAGGTGGAGGGCGGGAAGCGGATCCCCCGGCGGGAGTACCTGGAGAAGGCCGACCAGGTGCTGCGGGCGGACGGTCTCATCGCCGCGGCCTGGGAGGACGTGAAGAAGGTCCGGTACCCCAAGCAGGTGCGGGACCTGGCGAAGCTGGAGTCGCGAGCGGTCGAGTCGCTTTCGTACGGCAGCTACAGCCTGCACGGGCTTCTCCAGACCGAGGAGTACGCACGGGCACTACTGGGCAGGCGGCGACCGGCCCTCACCGATGACGAGGTGGAGAGCGCCGTCGCCGCGCGGATGGGCCGCAAGGCGATGCTCGAACGGGACCCGGCTCCG includes:
- a CDS encoding helix-turn-helix domain-containing protein; the encoded protein is MSVNGEADEPGWEVDPDDEWGVAVLTTVGRQLKLRREAVGLRAGDFGVAVGYGEDLVYKVEGGKRIPRREYLEKADQVLRADGLIAAAWEDVKKVRYPKQVRDLAKLESRAVESLSYGSYSLHGLLQTEEYARALLGRRRPALTDDEVESAVAARMGRKAMLERDPAPELSFVQEEATLRRPVGGMMVLRRQLEHLLEVEQLRHVEIQVMPTSRGDHPGGGRMQVLKFDDGTAVGRADDLFGARPVTDPRQLRILELRYGSIRAEALPVRESVAFIQQLLGET